From the genome of Reinekea thalattae:
GAAGCCGTAATCTTCTGCAACGCTGTTCGCGATGTCAGAAAAGGTCGCCGTACCTTTATCGGCAGCAACCACTAAGTAAGGATCATCGCCATCGTGACGAAGCACACCCTGCGGCGGTACGATTTCTTTTTCTACCAAGTTATCGGTAATGTCTAGTAGGCCACGAATAAAGGTTTTATAGCATTCAATACCTTCGGCCATAAAGGCCTCGCGATTATCAGGTGCAGGCAGCTGCTTAGCGACAAAGCCACCCTTGGCACCGACAGGAACAATCACTGCGTTCTTAACCTGTTGAGCTTTTACCAGACCAAGCACTTCGGTACGGAAATCTTCGTTACGATCTGACCAACGTAAGCCACCACGCGAGACACTTCCGCCACGCAAGTGAACGCCTTCGACTCTTGGTGAATAAACAAAGATTTCATACTTAGGTTTTGGCAATGGCAGTTCAGAAATCTGCTGCGGATCGAGTTTGTAACTGATGTAAGACTTACAGCTTCCGTTGCTATCTTTTTGATAAAAGTTAGTTCGTAATGTCGCCATCATCAGCTCAATATAACGACGGAAAATTCGGTCTTCGTTAATGTTATTAACATCATCGAGTTTATCGACAATCACTTTTTGCCAATTATCAGCGGACTGGTTGTCTTTCGATTCCGGATTAAATCGGGCGGCAAACAGGCTTGCCAAATGGCAAGTAATATCGGTGTAATCAATCAACGTTTGCGAAATATACTCGGTACTTAAACTGAATTGTATTTGCTTTAAATATTTTGCGTAGGCGCGAAACATAGCAACCTGCTGCCAAGTTAAATTGGCCCGCAAAACCAACTGATTAAAGGCATCGTTTTCAGCATGACCACGCCAAATATTTAAGAACGCATCCGAGAAACGCTCTCGATGACGAGCTGGGTCGATATCCGGTTGTGGTTCGTAACGTAAATTAAAGTCGTAAATCCAAGTGCAGCCTAAGGTCGGGTGCTCAATTTCATACGGGTATTCATCAATGACCTTAAGCCCTAAGTTTTCTAAGACTGGAATCAAATCAGAAAGAATTAAGGCTTCGCCACGGTTAAATATTTTAAGCTTTAACACGCTGCCATTAGGCTCAATAGATTGAAAAAAGTTGAGCGATATATTGCTGTCTTCATTGCTATGCAAGGTTTGAATCCGCTGCACATCCGCAACTGCAACGCGTGCGCTGTATTCTTCTATATAGCTTGGTGGAAAGGCGTATTCGTAAGATTGATAAAGCTGAATGCCCTGCTCTTCACCAAAGGCTTCAATCATGGCGGTTTGCAATTCGTCATTCCAACTGCGTGACATCTGAACGATGCGGCTTTCAAAAAAGTCGGTGGCTGGCAGCGCATCAATAGGCTTGGTTAACTTAAAGACAAAACGGGTTCTAGCCAATACCGATTCACTAAAGAAGGTAGTGTAATCGGAACCGGCAACATCGAAGTAGTCGGCAAACAGATCATGCATCTGTATACGTATTTGGGTATTAAAAATATCACGCGGCATATAAATCACGATATTCAAAAACTTACCGTAGGCATCGGTACGCATAAACAGGCGTATTTGCTTTCGCTCTTGTATCGAGAGTACATCGTTGCCAACCTTCAACAACCAATCGATACTGCTCTGAATTAACTCATCGCGTGGGAAGTTATAAAGAATAGCCACAAGCTCTTTATAAGCATGGCTGCCTTCACTATAACCACTGTTTTTTAACACCTGCTCCAGTTTTTTGCGCACCACCGGAATACTGGCAGGCGTTTCGCTATAGACATTGGAGGTAAACAAGCCCATAAATCGGCGACCACCAACAACTTCGCCTTTGTCATTAAATTGTTTTACCAAGATGTAATCGGAATAGGCCGAACGATGCACCGTTGAGCGATGACCAGACTTAGTAAATATCAATAATTCTTTTTTGAAAACGTGCTCTTGTCGAGCAGGTGTCATCTCGGTTACTCGCTCAACTCGCCGCTTTTTATTTTTACGGAATAAACCTAACGCAGACCCTTTAACCTGCTTTACTTGGCCGTCGTCGATAACATATTCATCGTACGCTAAAAAGCTAAAGTGGTTCTGCGTTAACCATTGCATTAATACTTTAGCTTCTTGCTTGTCTTCACTGCTAATAGGAATAGAGTCGCTGTCTAAATCTTTAACCACGTCGAGCGTTTTATCGCGCATGGCGCTAAAGTCATCGACAACATAGTCGACATCTACAAGCACCTGCTGCAGCTCATTTTGTACATCCAGCTTTTGCGCTTCGTCAGTGGTTCGATCAACTTCGATACAGAGCAGTAATTCTGCGGCACCCTTTTTATCAAAACTGACAAATTGACCTTCTTTATCACGCTTAACATGAAAATTGCCGTAAAACAGCGCATGGATGTTCATAGCATGACGGCTTAACGCCAAACGCATAGAGTCGATTACAAAGGGTTTATCTTCCGTTACAACCGAAACGATGGTGTGCTGATTTTGCCAATCGTGCTCTTCAATGTTCGGGTTTAATACTTGAACGCCCTTGTGGTTCGCATTTCTGGTTTGCAGCGCTCGCCACATGGCGACTGCCATACCAGCGAGGTCACTGGTCTTATAGTTTTCTAAATCTCGTAGTGAGGCATGCTTTAAAAATTCAAAGATAAAGGTGTTTAGCGCCTGATGATGTTCAGCAGGAAACTGCGGTTGTAGTCGCTGATACAGTGAATCAATTATTTCATCGCGGTCTATCTGAAGATCATCGGTCATATATGCCTCTTACTCTTATATGGGTAATGTATTTTATATGGGTCATCTATATGTGTAATCGGCTACCCGTTAGATGGGCTTTAGATCACCAAGGTTAAAATAAACAGCCAGTTAATTTTTATATTTTCAATAGTATAGACAAGTTGACTATCAACTTATGTCATTCGGCCTAACTCGCCCTCGTAAATTGAGCACAGTGAACAAAACCACAACCTAAATGCCTATTTATTGAGAGTTTAGCCTATATACAGCATTACTATAGCTTCATGAAACGCTCTTAAGCGATGACAATCAGGCACAAATACCTCAAAAATGCTGCTGAGTACATCTACACCTGTAGTTGCGTCGAACAGTGTAAACACAAGTCTAACGCTTATAAGATTAAAGAATCACTATATAATCCTTTAGTCATTCAGAGAATATTAAAGATAAGCTATAGTAGCCGGCGAATTTAATGGGTACTCTTTAGCCTATTCATAGATCACCACTGACAAAAAGGTTTAACCATGTACGTTTATGACTCGTATGACCAACAAATCGTTGATCAACGTGTTGTTCAATTTAAAGAACAAACTGAACGATACTTAGCTGGCCAACTCGCAGCCGAAGAATTCCTGCCATTACGCTTACAGAATGGGTTATATGTTCAAAGACATGCACCTATGCTGCGCATTGCGGTTCCTTATGGCCTAATGACAGCGACTCAACTTCGTAAAACAGCCGATGTCAGCCGCCGGTTTGATAAAGGCTATGTACACTTTACGACACGTCAAAACATCCAGATGAACTGGCCTGCGCTAGAAGATGTACCTGAAATCTTAGCCGAGCTTGCCAGTGTGCAAATGCACGCCATTCAAACCTCTGGTAACTGTATTCGTAATACAACCACCGATCAGTTTGCCGGTGTTGTGCCCGATGAGGTTGAAGATCCTCGGCCTTGGTGTGAAATTATTCGCCAATGGTCAACGCTCCACCCTGAATTTGCGTTCTTGCCTCGTAAGTTCAAAATTGCCGTCAATGCCTCACAGAGTGAAGACCGCGCCGCGATTCGTTTCCACGACATTGGCTTGCAAATGGTTAAAAACGATCAGGACGAAGTTGGCTTTAAAGTCTATGTCGGTGGCGGTTTAGGCCGTACTCCTTTAGCAGGACAAGAGATCAACTCTTTCTTAGCTAAGCAAGACCTCATCACCTACCTTGAATCGATCTTACGGGTCTATAACGTTCATGGTCGTCGTGACAACAAATACAAGGCGCGCATTAAAATCCTAGTCAAAGCGATGGGCGTTGATAAGTTTTCTGCCTTGGTCGATAAAGAATGGCAGCAAATTAGACAGGGCTCTAACCAGCTCACCGATGCAGAAATAGCGCGTGTTAAAACCTTCTTTACCGGCATCCACTACGAGACTTTAGCGGATCAAACGGAAGCATTGGCGACTCAACGCTTTGAGTCTGCTGCCTTCGACAAATGGATGGCACGTAACGTTGATGCGCACAAACAACCGGGTTATGCCGCGGTAACACTGTCATTAAAACGTGTTGGTTATCCACCGGGCGATGCCACAGCCGAACAGCTAGAACTGATGGCCGATTTGGCAGAACAGTACAGCCAAGGCGAGCTAAGAGTGAGCCACCAACAGAACATCATTTTCTCTGACGTTAAACAGAGCGAGCTATTTGCTCTGTGGCAAACTTTAGATGCGAACGGATTAGCCGAGCCAACGGTTGGCACACTTAATGATGTCATCTGCTGCCCTGGCGGCGACTACTGTGCTTTGGCAAACGCTAAGTCTATTCCGGTTGCCGAGTCTATCCAAGAGCACTTTAGCGACCTTGATTACCTGTTTGACCTCGGTGATTTAGACCTCAACATCTCTGGCTGCATGAATGCCTGTGGCCACCATCATATCGGCCACATTGGTGTTTTAGGCGTCGATAAAAAGGGTGAAGAGTTCTATCAAGTATCGCTTGGCGGTGACAGCGGTGTCGGTGCTCAAGTCGGTAAAATTTTAGGGCCTTCATTCAGCGCTGAAGAAATGCCGACTGTTATTCAGAAAATAATCGACGTCTACATTGCAGCACGTGAGCCAGAAGAGCCGTTTATTTCTGTAGTTAATCGATTGGGCCTAGCCCCATTTAAGGAGCGCGTCTATGCAAAAGCTAATTAAAAACCTTCAGCTTATCGATAATGACGGCTGGCTAGAAGTTGCCTCTGCAGAAGAATTTGAACAGTCAGCGCAACCTCTCGTGCCCTTTAAGTTACTCGATGAGTTAGGCAGTGATCTACTGGCAACGAAAGACTATGGCATTCTATTTGAAGTATCGGATGACTATGAGGCTTTAATTGCAGCGATTAGCACTCAACCGCTTGTCGTATTTGAATTCGAAAAATTTGCCGATGGCCGCCCTTTCACCTTTGCCCGTGAATTGCGCGAATACCACCAGTACAAAGGTGATATTCGAGCTTCTGGTGACTTTATGCCAGACCAAGCAGCCTTTTTGTATCGTTGCGGCTTCTCTTCGCTACAGTGCCGCACAGAGCAAGATGCTCAAACCGCACTGGCAGTAAAAGACATCGTATCGGTTAACTACCAAGCAGATATGGAGCAGGCTGAGCCTCTCTTTAGACGACGCTAATCGACTATCGACTCGCAAAAAAAAGAGCCTTTATTGGCTCTTTTTTTTGACATCCGAAAAATTACTGTATATAAATACACTACATGTTTATTTATACAGTACTGGAGTCAGTATGCTTTCGATATTAAACACCGCCACACATGCCCAGCAGCACTTAGCCGCTATCTATGAGCCAAGCCTAGAAACCAGCATTGAGCTTGCGTCCAGTGAAGCTCCTTTATTTGCCCAGTGGCACCGTCTGTTAGCGGCGCTGGCCGAAGCATCTGAGCAAAAATGGATTACCCTGATTAACCCTCCGTTCGTACCGGATGAACAATCGCTGGCAGCTTATGGCATCAGCAAGCGCTTTTTTAGAGTGCTAACCCTTAGCGAAACTAACCCGAATACACAAAAGCACATTGTGCGCAGTATTTATAACGAAAAGAGCAGTCTCGTTGCAGCTTGGCTAGATCACCCTGCTCTTGTCGATGACATCAAAAATCTTATCGCAGACAACACGGCAGAATCCAACAGCAAACCAAGCGCTTGTAAAACCCTGCTGTTCAGCCCCAAAGCAAACCGTAACAGCGCCAAAAGAGACGAAGTTCAGCTTGAAATGTTTGTTTAGGCTCCTTGGTAAGGCTTGCTACAGCTTTATAGCAAATCAATTAATTCGGGCGATTAAAAAGTCACCGCCTGCTTTAAACTGCTGGGCTGACGCTCAACGAGCACATTACCCTGCCGAACAGACCATAAAACATCGCCCTGACCTTTAACGACTTCAAAGTCGTTAGCGCCCTGCAAAATAATAAAGTTGGCAGGCTTGCCCTCTTCAATACCGTAACGATCGGTAATGTTTAATGCTTTAGCGCCATTGATGGTAATGAGGTCGAGTGCGGTTTCAAAGTCTTTGTAGCCCATCATTTGGCAAGAATGCAGCCCTGAATCCAATACCCGTAATAATTTGCCATTGCCCAGTGTGTACCAAGGGTCTTGGATTGAATCTTCAGCAAAACAAACATTGATGCCCGCAGCGCGTAATTCTTTTACCCGAGTAATGCCTCGACGTTTAGGGTAAGTATCGTAGCGGCCTTGCAAATGAATACTTTCCGTTGGGCAGGACACAAAATTAATTTTCGACATTTTAAGTAAACGGAACAGTTTTGCGCAGTAAGCATTATTATAAGAATGCATCGCCGTGGTATGGCTGGCAGTCACTTTTTCGCCAATGCCCTGCTCTAATGCAGCGGTTGCAAGTACTTCTAAAAAGCGTGAATTATCATCATCGATTTCATCGCAATGAACGTCCACCAATTTATTATGTCGTTTAGCTAAATCGACCACCCAACGCATCGACTCAACGCCATATTCACGAGTAAATTCAAAATGCGGGATGCCGCCAATAACATCGACTCCATACTCTAACGACTTTTCCATCAATGCCTTACCATTAGGAAACGATAAAATCCCTTCTTGTGGAAAGGCCACAATTTGCAAATCGATATAGGGTTCTAGTTGTGGCCGCAATGCATTAATAGCTTTGAGCGCAACTAAATCAGGATCAGTAACATCAACGTGCGTACGGATGTGCTGCACGCCATTGGCAAGTAACAGCTCGACTGTCTTTAACACTCGCTCTTGAACATCCGACTCACTTAATAAGGCTTTACGTTTTGCCCACTGCTCAATACCTTCAAAGAGCGTACCACTCATATTCCAGCTTGGCTGCCCTGCGGTCAGCGCTGCATCCAAATGAATATGCGGTTCAACAAAGGGTTCACATAAGAGGTTCTGCTGCGCATCGATCTCTGAATCTTTTGCATTCAGCGGAGCACTCTGTTGTTCAATACGAGAAAAAACGCCTTGCTCGCACTCAACACTGTATAAGTGGTCTAAGCCTCTTAAGCGTGCATTAATTATTTTCATCTTGCCCCCGATTATCTAAGCTGGATAACGCTAACGCTTCCATCACTAACGCATTATGTAAACACAGCCGCGCTTGCGAATTTTGCAAACTGCAAGCAGTAAGTGTTTCTATTTTTTTGAGTCGTTTGGTTAAGGTGTTGCGATGAATATTTAATACCAACGCTGTTTTTCTTGCTGAGCCTAGCTGTTCAAAATAAACCAACAAGGTATTTTTTAATAACAAAAATTCCTGACTGTAACAAGCAAACAAAGGCCCTAACGTACGCTGACAAAACTGCCTTAATTTTTCTCGATCTTCAACCTCAGCAAACAATTGGTTAATGCCCAAATCAGCGTAGTGAATCACGCGAGCACTGTTTTGGTAGTGAATAAATTCAACCGCTTGCCGTGCCTGCTTTGCTGCGATATTCAACTCTTCGAGACTATGACACTGACTTACACCTATATGGCAAGCCAGCCCCTGCGATTCGAGCTGACGTAAGAGTTCAGACCACATCTCACTCTGTTCATGATCAGACTTATGTTCATTTTCTACTACTAATAGCCAGCCCTGATGAAACTCTAATAATGGAATTGCGGCATCGGATAAAGCCAAGAATTTATTTAAAGAATACTGCCATCTATGTAATTGGGCAGCATCGATACTGATCGGATTAACCACGGCAACGGTCATTGATTGGCTAACCTGAACACCCAACTCCTCGGCACGCATAAGAGTCAATTGGGCTGGCGGTGTACTACTATTGATCAGCTGTAACAACAGCCAACGCAAAGAATGCAATGCCATATCGGCTTGGATAATGGCATTAGAAATCAGCTCCGTCACCCGAACCATGGGCAACGAAAACGGCTGTTCTAATAATGGTACTGCTAGCTTATCGGCACGCGCCAACACTGGCTCAGGTATCACATGAATCAACGCCGAACCCGTCAGCACGACAATACCACTGGCCGCCTTTTTCTCAGCAATTTCAATCAGCTGATAATAATCATCAAGCTGCCATTGCCAGGTAATGCCGGTGACAAAAATTAACTCGCCGCCAGATAACCAGGGTTCTAAATCATGGTTTTCTGCAACATACGGCCACCTCACCACATTATTGGCGCTGGCAAGCCCTGCTCTTAATTGCAGGGCTTCCAGTCCAGGCAAGGAAAGTACATCCTTTACTGTTAACACAACTAGGCGGTTTTAGAGTCTTTATCTGACATACCAAGAACCACAACCAGTGCACAATAGACGGCACTCGAGACGACGATACCAACGATAGGAGCGACCCAAGGCGAATAATAAGCACAGGCGGAACCCACAACATAAGCAGCCAAACCAGCATAGTTAAATTTAACCGGTTCGGTGCTGGCGAGTAAGTCAGCATCAGCGCGGAAGCGGAACCAGAAATCGGTCATGATAATGGCGCCGATCGGTGGGATGAACGTGCCTAATAACACCAAAAATGGAATCAGCATATTGTACATACCAAAGATCGCTAGCAACGTACCAATGGCAGCACCAACAACAGTGATTAACTTACGTTTGTCGGTATTCAACAAATTACAACCGGCAGCAGCAAAGTTATAGATGGTGTTATCTTGCGTCGTCCAAATATTAGTAAACAACATCAACACGGCGATTAAAATAAAGCCCTGCGCAACTAGGATATCGACGATATCTGCTTGCTGATAAACCAACGCACCAAAAGCACCAACAAAGACCATCAGGCCATTACCAATAAAAAACGCAGCCAACGTTGCAATGACCGCTGTTTTACCGGAATTAGAAAAACGACTCCAGTTTGTCGCCTGAGTACCACCACTAACAAAGGTGCCAAAAACCGTCGTAATAGCAACGGCAAAAGTCATGCTTTCTACTGGCGCAATGGAAGCAAGTTCTGAAAGACCACCAACATCAGCGAAACCTTTAATAAAACTGATAGCAATAAAGATCAGCATCAACGGCACCGATATTTTCGACAGCAACGCAATCGCCTTATAACCAATAGCAGCGCTAATACAAAAGCCGAAGCCGAATACAATCATCAATGGAATTTGCCAAGCATCCGGCAGGTTTAACAGCTTGGTTAAAATAATAGCGATGGTTGCCGTGCCCCACGCATACCAACCAATTTGTGTGAAACCCAGAATAAAGTCAGACAATTTACTGCCCTGAGAACCAAAGCTATAGCGCCCTAACAGAACTGTATTTAAACCTGTCTGATAAGCCACATAAGCCAAGCCAGAAGCATAAGCCCCTAACAGCAGATTGCCGATAAAGATAATCAACAATAATTCAGAAAAACTAAACGCTACGCCGAGTGAACCACCTGCCCACATCGTCGAAGTAAAAAAGGTAAAGCCTGCTAACACCGATGCAATCGACCAAAAGCCCTTACGTTCTGTCTTCGGTACTGCACCTAATGGATGGTCATTTTGTATAGTCATGCAAAATAGCTCCTCAAGTTAATAAGCCACTTTGCTATTCAAAGCCTATGCCAACGGAGTAAAACGCCCTAACCTGAACAAAAACTGTGCAATGACGTGAACTCACTCATTTAAAAATATACCAAATGCACACCTAATAAAAATACAGCCTATACCGCAGCACTCTATTAATTCATTGGAAGCAAACTAAGCACCTAGAAGAGGCATGCTGGTGTTGGCCTGATCAACTAAATAAGTACTCTGCATTGCGCAACGATATCCCCTATGGTATTTGTTCTGCTAAACATCAAAATAGGAGTCAATATGAACAGGGTCATTTTCATTCTAGCCACTTCACTGTTCGGTATAGCGAGCGCAGCAGAATTCATTCACCCTGGAGACTTTACTGGCAGCCAAACTGAAAAAGATGCCGTTGTTGCCTATATCGTAGAACAGACAAAACTCCAATACTCCGCAATTGGCATGGATGACCCCATGACACTTCGAATGATGGAAAAAGAAAACTTAGTATCATTTCAACAGCTCACTACAGCGACTAATCGCCCTCTTTTAGATAGTGTTATAAAGCAGTATTGCGCTATTGGAATGTGCGACTATCAAACAATCAATATGATGTATAACGAACAGAACAGAGCGGCCAGCCCATCACTAAGTTGGTAGATGCTGCTTAATAGGAATAAAAAAACCCGCGTAAAGCGGGTTCTTGAGGCTAAGAAAGTATGGTTATTTTATGCGACTTCTAATCGCAATTGCTTACCCAAAGCTTGCAATGCTCGAGCCAGCGTATCTATTTTTGTATTATGCTTTAGATTAACCAAGCGCGTTATTTCTTGTGGTTTTACATGAATGCGCCGCGCTAATTCTGCGTTACTAATCCTAGCTTCTAACATACTATTTAAAAGATAAATTTTAGCCTCTAGGCTTAACGGAACGTCAATATAGTGTTCTGCTTCAGCCAATGGTGCGGGCACTGCTCTATTATCTTCAAAATAAAATTCAAATGCGGTTAGCAATGCATCTTGTGCCATTGCTTTTGCATCGTCCAAATCATCGCCGCATGTTAGCGCTTCGGGTATATCTGGAAACGATACGGTCACCCCATCACTTGAAATATCGTAATGCACTGCATATTTCATTGTCTTCTCCTTGTTACTCTGTAAGTAACAACCCTTGTGTCATCTTTGTTTCTTTTTATGTGTTATGCGATCAGCCCGAAGACTAATCGTTAATGCTTACTTTAAATCGAGCTGCTTAATGATCGCTTTACGCAACCCTTCGCTTATCTCTTTACTGCCATGCCTTGGCAATGTTGACTGCTTGCCATTGCAATAAATCTTGGTGTGGTTACTTCCTTCTTTGAATTCAGCACCTTGCTTCTTGAGCCACCGTTTAAATTCGCTTTGCTTCAACAACACTTCCTTTCGTTAGCCTCAAAAGAATTATAATCATTTTTGCTTACAATGAAAACAAAAATGTTTATTAGATATGGAGTCGTGAGTCGTGAGTCGTGAGTCGTGAGTCGTGAGTCGTGAGTCGTGAGTCGTGAGTCGTGAGTCGTGAGTCGTGAGTCGTGAGTCGTGAGTCGTGAGTCGTGAGTCGTGAGTCGTGAGTCGTGAGACAGCATCAAAAACGAGGTAAATCACCATAGCAAGTGACACACAGGTGACACTTATCGACCGCAAAAGCCCAATATTAGGCGCAGTGACACTTCAGTGACATAAACAATTCAGAAAGGAGAATCAGCCGGAAAGGCCTATAGGAAGTGGTGCGGGTGGCCGGACTTGAACCGGCACGACCGTGAAGTCGCAAGATTTTAAGTCTTGTGTGTCTACCAATTCCACCACACCCGCTAGACTTTGTGCTGTTGCACATGCGTTTACTTATTTAGTTGCTGGAGGCGCGGGTCGGAATCGAACCGGCGTACACGGAGTTGCAGTCCGCTGCATGACCACTCTGCCACCGCGCCTAAATTACTTAAGCAAACTTTTTGAATTACAAACTAACTAACGCCAATTTGTAAAACTGGAGCGGGAAAGGAGGCTCGAACTCCCGACCCCAACCTTGGCAAGGTTGTGCTCTACCACTGAGCTATTCCCGCTTTTTGCTAACCGCTCTAGGCTGTCAACGAGGGCGCATTTTAAAGAAGCTTAGATTAATGTCAAACATTTTTTTCTTTTATTTTAAGTACTTAGGAAGCTTTTGGCATTAAATAGCTCCAAGCCGCTCGCAAATAAACGATCATTGACCAGAGCGTTAAAACCGAAGCAAGCTGAAGACTTACTAAACCAACATAGCCAATTACAGAGCCTGGCGCTTGGCTTAACAAGATAATAATGGCAACCATCTGTACGGTGGTTTTAATCTTACCCAAATTATTCACTGCGACACTGGCTCGACTACCCAACTCTGCCATCCATTCACGCAATGCTGAAATGACGATTTCGCGGCCAATAATAATCACTGCTGGAATGGTTAACCAAATAGAGTGGTAATTCTCGACCAAAATAATTAATGCCGCTGCCACTATTAACTTGTCGGCAACCGGATCGAGAAAAGCACCAAAGGGAGTCGACTGATTCCATTTACGGGCTAAATAACCATCAAACCAATCGGTTACTGCAGCAACAACAAACAACGCAGACGTGGCGATATAAGACCATTCAAAGGGTAAATAATAAACACCAATACAAACAGGAATTAACACCAGACGCAGCAGGGTTAGTAAATTTGGGATATTCATAGGGCACCTAACAATTTGATGAGGCGATTATAAACAATTCACTAAGCAGATAGACAGTCGTTCTGTAATTAACTCGCAATAAATCATTGAAGCTTAAGAGGTATGTAAAAAGTCGTATATAGATTGAGCAAGGGATTTCGATATTCCGGTAACCTTACCAATCTCTTCAACACTGGCCGACTTAACAGCTTGGGCACTGCCAAAATGTCGAATCAACGCCCTCCTTCGGCCTGGCCCTACTTGCGGGATATCATCGAGCACTGAACCAATTCGTGCTTTACCACGCCGCGCTCGGTGACCCGTAATGGCAAATCGGTGCGCTTCATCACGAATATGCTGAATAAGATGCAGCGCCTGTGAATGATTCGGCAAGGTAATAATATGGTCGATGCTGTTAAAGAACAGTGTTTCCAATCCGGGTTTTCGCGTCTCCCCTTTTGCAATACCCAGTAATGGAATATGGATACCTAGTTCCTCCATCACCTGTTGCGCCATTGCCATTTGGCCTTTACCACCATCGACAATCAACAGCTCCGGCAACACTGCGTTCTCTTTTTGTAAGCGAGCATAACGCCGATGAATCGCCTGTTGCATGGCGGCGTAATCATCACCTGCTGTGACACCTTCGATATTAAACTTGCGATATAAACTTTTATTCGGCCCATCTCGATCGAATACCACACAAGAAGCCGTCGTCGCTTCACCGCTGGAATGCGAAATATCAAAACACTCAATACGTGCGGGAATCGACTCCAATTCTAACGCTTCTTGCAATGCTTCCAAACGCGCCGTGACCTGAGCACCATGAGACATGCGCAACTGCAATTGTTCTGCTGCATTGGTTTTTGCCAACTCTAACCATTTGGCGTTGTTGGTTCGAACCGAAGATTGCACGCTAATATTTTTGCCGTACTGTTCTTTTAAGGCAGCCTCAAGCCAAGCGGAATCGGCTAGCGGCACATTGGATAAAATTAACGGTGGACAATCGCCATGCTGCTTAGCGATATAATGCTGCGCTAAAAAACCCATCATGATAAGCCGTTCATCGTCTTCAATGCCCAGCTTAGGAAAGAAGCTTCGACTGCCAATCATACGACCGTCACGCACCATCAAAAAATGAATACAGACACCTGAGGCTTGCTTTTCAATAGCAAAGACATCGACATCGCCTTTACCTCCGGTCACATACTGCTGCTCCTGAACCTTACG
Proteins encoded in this window:
- a CDS encoding NAD-glutamate dehydrogenase — encoded protein: MTDDLQIDRDEIIDSLYQRLQPQFPAEHHQALNTFIFEFLKHASLRDLENYKTSDLAGMAVAMWRALQTRNANHKGVQVLNPNIEEHDWQNQHTIVSVVTEDKPFVIDSMRLALSRHAMNIHALFYGNFHVKRDKEGQFVSFDKKGAAELLLCIEVDRTTDEAQKLDVQNELQQVLVDVDYVVDDFSAMRDKTLDVVKDLDSDSIPISSEDKQEAKVLMQWLTQNHFSFLAYDEYVIDDGQVKQVKGSALGLFRKNKKRRVERVTEMTPARQEHVFKKELLIFTKSGHRSTVHRSAYSDYILVKQFNDKGEVVGGRRFMGLFTSNVYSETPASIPVVRKKLEQVLKNSGYSEGSHAYKELVAILYNFPRDELIQSSIDWLLKVGNDVLSIQERKQIRLFMRTDAYGKFLNIVIYMPRDIFNTQIRIQMHDLFADYFDVAGSDYTTFFSESVLARTRFVFKLTKPIDALPATDFFESRIVQMSRSWNDELQTAMIEAFGEEQGIQLYQSYEYAFPPSYIEEYSARVAVADVQRIQTLHSNEDSNISLNFFQSIEPNGSVLKLKIFNRGEALILSDLIPVLENLGLKVIDEYPYEIEHPTLGCTWIYDFNLRYEPQPDIDPARHRERFSDAFLNIWRGHAENDAFNQLVLRANLTWQQVAMFRAYAKYLKQIQFSLSTEYISQTLIDYTDITCHLASLFAARFNPESKDNQSADNWQKVIVDKLDDVNNINEDRIFRRYIELMMATLRTNFYQKDSNGSCKSYISYKLDPQQISELPLPKPKYEIFVYSPRVEGVHLRGGSVSRGGLRWSDRNEDFRTEVLGLVKAQQVKNAVIVPVGAKGGFVAKQLPAPDNREAFMAEGIECYKTFIRGLLDITDNLVEKEIVPPQGVLRHDGDDPYLVVAADKGTATFSDIANSVAEDYGFWLGDAFASGGSNGYDHKKMGITARGAWVSVQRHFREIGIDVQKDPITVVGIGDMAGDVFGNGLLRSESVKLIGAFNHLHIFFDPDPDPKASFKERQRLFDLPRSSWTDYDESLISKGGGIFSRASKSIAVTEQMKSLLGIKQARVTPTELITALLKAKVDLLWNGGIGTYVKASNEQHSDIGDKANDAVRINGKELRCKVVGEGGNLGLSQLGRIEYNLAGGACFTDFIDNAGGVDCSDHEVNIKVLLDDMVMHGDLTVKQRNETLESLTEDVSKLVLDNNYRQTQALGLAFSQSNTNLEEYRRLMNALENAGKLDRSLEFMPTNEQLSERKADGLGLTRPELAVLISYVKGDLKELLATEELANDPVISNAIETEFPQALVSQLGDHIDKHLLKKEIIATITANEMVNYLGINSYNRLQESTGASAVEIAKAFVASREIFGLTDIWQQIEALDYKVPAELQNNMMLKTSRMVRRATRWILRNYRTGIDIQEVVGQFKERLSCLEKELEGLLPDHAKETWLAKRDNYIEQGAPKALATKVASVNILYSSLGIIAVSQNLDMKVERAADAYFRIGEALGLELFTTALNAININSHWQAMAREAYRDDIEWQQRRIVQGLLANDSDPSQAVDEKIGAWMGANHLLVERWLRMINEVRSISEPEFSMYSVAIRELLGLSQVAALD
- a CDS encoding nitrite/sulfite reductase; this encodes MYVYDSYDQQIVDQRVVQFKEQTERYLAGQLAAEEFLPLRLQNGLYVQRHAPMLRIAVPYGLMTATQLRKTADVSRRFDKGYVHFTTRQNIQMNWPALEDVPEILAELASVQMHAIQTSGNCIRNTTTDQFAGVVPDEVEDPRPWCEIIRQWSTLHPEFAFLPRKFKIAVNASQSEDRAAIRFHDIGLQMVKNDQDEVGFKVYVGGGLGRTPLAGQEINSFLAKQDLITYLESILRVYNVHGRRDNKYKARIKILVKAMGVDKFSALVDKEWQQIRQGSNQLTDAEIARVKTFFTGIHYETLADQTEALATQRFESAAFDKWMARNVDAHKQPGYAAVTLSLKRVGYPPGDATAEQLELMADLAEQYSQGELRVSHQQNIIFSDVKQSELFALWQTLDANGLAEPTVGTLNDVICCPGGDYCALANAKSIPVAESIQEHFSDLDYLFDLGDLDLNISGCMNACGHHHIGHIGVLGVDKKGEEFYQVSLGGDSGVGAQVGKILGPSFSAEEMPTVIQKIIDVYIAAREPEEPFISVVNRLGLAPFKERVYAKAN
- a CDS encoding DUF934 domain-containing protein; protein product: MQKLIKNLQLIDNDGWLEVASAEEFEQSAQPLVPFKLLDELGSDLLATKDYGILFEVSDDYEALIAAISTQPLVVFEFEKFADGRPFTFARELREYHQYKGDIRASGDFMPDQAAFLYRCGFSSLQCRTEQDAQTALAVKDIVSVNYQADMEQAEPLFRRR